From the genome of Vibrio porteresiae DSM 19223, one region includes:
- the ybeY gene encoding rRNA maturation RNase YbeY, with product MSIELDLQIACENEQGLPSADQFSHWLTQAVSGFQKQAEVTIRIVDEAESHQLNFDYRGKDRPTNVLSFPFEAPPGIEIDLLGDLIICRQVVEREAQEQNTPLTSHWAHMVVHGSLHLLGYDHIEDDEAEEMESLEADIMQAMGFEDPYAAEKE from the coding sequence ATGAGCATTGAACTAGATTTACAAATTGCTTGTGAAAATGAACAAGGTCTGCCAAGTGCAGACCAATTTTCTCATTGGCTCACACAAGCTGTGAGCGGCTTTCAGAAACAAGCAGAAGTGACTATCCGTATTGTTGATGAAGCGGAAAGCCACCAGCTAAACTTTGATTACCGTGGCAAAGATAGACCAACGAACGTGCTATCTTTTCCATTCGAAGCGCCTCCAGGTATTGAAATCGACTTGCTAGGTGATTTGATCATTTGTCGTCAAGTCGTTGAACGTGAAGCACAAGAGCAAAATACGCCCTTGACCTCACACTGGGCGCATATGGTTGTACATGGTAGCCTTCATCTGTTAGGTTATGACCATATTGAAGATGATGAAGCCGAAGAGATGGAATCTCTTGAAGCGGATATCATGCAGGCAATGGGCTTTGAAGACCCTTATGCTGCTGAAAAAGAGTAA
- the lnt gene encoding apolipoprotein N-acyltransferase, with protein MIKVVTHRLKRPLAAAFIGALTTLAFAPYQYWPIAILSPMLLLLLLDQRTTKQAAWIGFFWGLGQFGTGVSWVHVSIDTFGGMPEIVTIILLSLLVAYLALYPALFAWLLNRYCANSGRTRFFIMAPALWLICELLRGWVFTGFPWLWLGYSQIDSPLASFGPIGGVKLITFMVMLCGSALAYMALKRAWRLAVIPVVILATGFGLTSAQWVTPDPNRVASIALIQGNIAQELKWLPNQRWPTLMKYVDLSRQNWDSDVIIWPEAAIPALEYEVQPFLTNLDHAARINNSSIITGIINLDENKRFYNSILTLGKTPSDAYHYDINARYHKYHLLPFGEFVPFESLLRPLAPLFNLPMSSFTPGNYVQPNIIANGFSFAPALCYEIAFGDQVRANVNETTDFILTLSNDAWFGHSIGPLQHMEIARMRALELGKPLIRSTNNGVTAITDYQGHIAYTIPQFETGVLKADVETTQGVTPYYRFGPWPLYIWILATVGWALRRRMATKP; from the coding sequence ATGATTAAAGTTGTTACTCATCGCCTAAAGCGGCCCTTAGCGGCCGCTTTTATTGGCGCACTCACTACCCTTGCCTTTGCACCCTATCAATATTGGCCTATCGCTATATTGAGTCCCATGTTACTGCTGCTACTGCTAGATCAACGCACTACCAAACAGGCCGCTTGGATCGGTTTCTTCTGGGGGCTTGGTCAATTTGGGACTGGTGTCAGTTGGGTTCATGTCAGCATAGATACCTTTGGTGGCATGCCAGAAATTGTGACCATAATCTTACTGTCACTGTTAGTTGCCTACCTCGCTTTGTATCCCGCACTGTTTGCTTGGCTGTTAAATCGTTATTGCGCGAACTCAGGGCGCACACGCTTTTTCATCATGGCTCCTGCGCTTTGGTTGATTTGCGAGCTATTACGCGGTTGGGTCTTTACCGGTTTCCCTTGGCTCTGGTTAGGTTACAGCCAAATCGATAGTCCACTGGCTTCCTTTGGACCTATTGGTGGCGTCAAACTTATCACCTTTATGGTGATGTTATGTGGCTCAGCACTGGCTTACATGGCTCTTAAACGTGCATGGCGTCTAGCGGTGATTCCCGTTGTCATTCTTGCTACCGGTTTTGGTCTTACGTCAGCGCAGTGGGTCACTCCCGATCCAAACCGAGTTGCATCGATAGCTTTGATTCAAGGTAATATCGCTCAAGAGCTGAAGTGGTTACCCAACCAACGTTGGCCAACCTTGATGAAATATGTCGATCTTTCCCGTCAAAACTGGGACTCTGATGTCATCATTTGGCCGGAAGCGGCAATTCCTGCTCTCGAATACGAGGTTCAGCCGTTTTTAACTAATCTTGATCATGCCGCCCGCATCAACAACAGCAGCATCATCACCGGTATCATTAATCTCGATGAGAATAAGCGTTTCTACAACAGCATTCTTACCCTTGGTAAAACGCCAAGTGATGCTTATCACTACGACATCAATGCTCGCTACCACAAATATCACCTATTGCCATTTGGTGAGTTTGTTCCGTTCGAGTCACTGTTAAGGCCATTAGCACCCTTATTTAATTTGCCAATGTCGTCGTTTACTCCTGGTAACTATGTTCAACCGAATATCATCGCGAATGGATTTTCCTTTGCGCCGGCTCTTTGTTATGAGATTGCATTTGGCGATCAAGTTCGCGCCAACGTCAATGAGACCACAGATTTTATTTTGACACTCTCTAATGACGCATGGTTTGGGCACTCTATCGGCCCACTGCAACACATGGAAATTGCGCGCATGAGGGCCTTAGAGCTAGGTAAACCGCTTATTCGCTCCACCAACAACGGGGTTACGGCGATTACCGATTATCAAGGGCACATTGCCTACACAATCCCGCAATTCGAAACTGGTGTGTTAAAAGCCGATGTAGAGACCACTCAAGGTGTCACACCTTATTATCGATTTGGTCCATGGCCTTTGTATATTTGGATTTTGGCTACCGTCGGCTGGGCGTTACGCCGCCGTATGGCAACTAAGCCTTAA
- a CDS encoding zinc ribbon-containing protein: protein MPKQKQGYEALLEEFVHRLKQSPEEIGHLLENSEKVVSAANEMTKDEIALISAYVKADLKEFADAFEESKSGPFYLTIANSIWQSLLDITDKTRIEWIELAKELEQQGLYQEGDVIGLGVLVCEQCGHKTEYIHPTKVMPCIHCGGKTFHREPLNP, encoded by the coding sequence ATGCCAAAACAGAAACAAGGTTACGAAGCATTACTCGAAGAATTCGTTCATAGGCTAAAACAAAGCCCTGAAGAAATAGGGCATTTATTGGAAAACTCAGAAAAAGTGGTGAGTGCCGCCAATGAAATGACCAAGGACGAAATCGCGTTAATTTCTGCCTATGTAAAAGCTGACCTTAAAGAGTTTGCTGATGCATTTGAGGAGAGTAAGAGTGGGCCGTTTTATCTCACGATTGCTAACTCTATCTGGCAAAGTTTGCTCGATATTACCGATAAGACTCGCATCGAATGGATTGAGTTAGCCAAGGAGTTAGAGCAACAGGGGCTTTATCAAGAAGGCGATGTGATTGGCTTAGGGGTACTGGTCTGTGAGCAATGTGGTCATAAAACTGAGTACATTCATCCCACTAAAGTCATGCCGTGCATTCATTGTGGAGGAAAAACGTTCCATCGTGAACCGCTCAACCCTTAG
- a CDS encoding PhoH family protein, with the protein MSNKIVTVEINLEPSDNRRLASLCGPFDDNIKHLERRLGVEINHRNNLFTVVGQPHTTEAAVDILKTLYVDTAPVRGEIPDIEPEQIHLSIKEHGVLEQNTQVESSIAHGKEVFVKTKKGVIKPRTPNQAQYLMNMVTHDITFGIGPAGTGKTYLAVAAAVDALERQEIRRILLTRPAVEAGEKLGFLPGDLSQKVDPYLRPLYDALFEMLGFERVEKLIERNVIEVAPLAYMRGRTLNDAFIILDESQNTTVEQMKMFLTRIGFNSRAVITGDVTQIDLPRGARSGLRHAIEVLSEVEEISFNFFIADDVVRHPVVARIVNAYEKWEAQDQKERKEYEKRRRDEREAKLLEGQKADLSVTRSAIEESDE; encoded by the coding sequence TTGAGCAATAAAATCGTTACTGTCGAGATCAATCTCGAACCTTCTGATAACCGCCGCCTGGCAAGCCTATGCGGTCCTTTCGACGATAATATTAAACACTTAGAGCGCCGCTTAGGTGTTGAAATTAACCACCGCAACAACCTTTTTACTGTTGTTGGTCAACCTCATACTACCGAGGCGGCTGTCGACATTCTCAAAACACTTTATGTGGATACTGCGCCTGTACGTGGCGAGATTCCTGACATAGAACCTGAGCAGATTCATCTGTCCATCAAAGAGCATGGCGTTTTGGAACAAAATACTCAGGTGGAATCTTCTATTGCTCACGGCAAAGAAGTGTTTGTGAAAACCAAAAAAGGAGTGATTAAACCTCGCACTCCTAATCAGGCTCAATACCTGATGAACATGGTTACCCATGACATCACGTTTGGTATTGGTCCTGCTGGTACAGGTAAAACCTACCTTGCGGTTGCGGCAGCAGTGGACGCATTAGAGCGCCAAGAGATTCGTCGGATCTTACTGACTCGACCAGCGGTTGAAGCGGGTGAAAAACTCGGTTTCTTACCTGGTGATTTGAGCCAAAAAGTGGACCCTTATTTACGTCCTCTTTACGACGCTCTGTTTGAAATGCTGGGATTTGAACGTGTAGAGAAGCTTATCGAGCGTAACGTGATTGAAGTTGCCCCGCTTGCTTACATGCGTGGTCGTACTCTAAACGATGCATTTATCATCCTCGATGAAAGCCAAAACACCACTGTCGAACAGATGAAAATGTTCCTTACCCGTATCGGCTTTAACTCTCGTGCAGTCATTACTGGTGACGTCACCCAAATTGACTTACCTCGTGGCGCTCGTTCAGGCCTTCGCCACGCAATTGAAGTGTTGAGTGAAGTCGAAGAGATCAGCTTTAACTTTTTCATCGCCGACGACGTAGTTCGTCACCCTGTGGTGGCTCGCATCGTTAATGCTTATGAAAAATGGGAAGCGCAAGATCAAAAAGAGCGCAAAGAGTACGAAAAACGTCGTCGCGATGAACGAGAAGCAAAACTGTTAGAAGGACAAAAAGCCGACCTTTCAGTGACTCGTTCTGCTATCGAGGAATCAGACGAATAA
- the corC gene encoding CNNM family magnesium/cobalt transport protein CorC (CorC(YbeX) belongs to the Cyclin M Mg2+ Exporter (CNNM) family, and was characterized as belonging to a set of three proteins, at least one of which must be present for CorA to function.) codes for MNEDNSQSSDGPSRKSFFGRLGQLFQGDPKDRQELVDVIRDSEVNDLIDHDTRDMLEGVMEISEMRVRDIMIPRSQMVTIDRNDNLDSLVALITDAQHSRYPVISEDKDHVEGILLAKDLLKYLGSNSSPFNIDEVIRPAVVVPESKRVDRLLKEFREERYHMAIVVDEFGGVSGLVTIEDVLEEIVGDIEDEFDDDDQQEIRKLSKHTYAVKALTTIEDFNQTFNTNFSDNEVDTIGGLVTTAFGHLPGRGEVVEIDRYNFKVTAADNRRVVQLHVTIPDMESLPQTTNE; via the coding sequence ATGAACGAAGATAATTCGCAAAGTTCTGACGGTCCGAGTAGAAAGTCCTTCTTTGGGCGTTTAGGTCAGTTATTCCAGGGAGATCCCAAGGATCGTCAAGAATTGGTTGACGTCATCCGAGACTCTGAAGTGAATGACCTAATTGACCATGACACTAGAGATATGCTTGAAGGTGTTATGGAAATCTCCGAAATGCGTGTCAGGGACATTATGATTCCGCGTTCCCAGATGGTTACGATTGATCGTAACGACAATCTGGATTCGCTTGTCGCACTGATTACAGATGCTCAGCACTCTCGCTACCCTGTAATCAGTGAAGACAAAGACCACGTTGAGGGCATTTTGCTCGCGAAGGACTTACTTAAGTATCTGGGCTCCAACAGCTCACCATTCAACATCGATGAAGTGATTCGTCCTGCGGTCGTCGTACCGGAGAGTAAACGAGTCGATCGCCTGTTAAAAGAGTTCCGTGAGGAACGATATCACATGGCGATTGTCGTAGATGAGTTCGGTGGCGTTTCAGGCCTAGTGACCATTGAAGATGTGCTGGAAGAGATCGTTGGTGATATTGAAGATGAATTCGACGATGATGACCAACAGGAAATTCGTAAACTCAGCAAACATACCTACGCGGTAAAAGCGCTGACCACAATTGAAGATTTTAACCAAACATTTAATACCAACTTCAGCGATAACGAAGTGGATACTATTGGTGGATTGGTGACTACGGCGTTTGGGCATTTACCCGGTCGTGGCGAGGTCGTTGAAATCGACCGCTATAACTTCAAAGTGACAGCAGCAGATAACCGTCGTGTTGTGCAACTTCATGTCACCATTCCTGATATGGAATCATTACCGCAAACCACTAACGAGTAA